CGTCAGGCCCGCTGAGTAATCGCCACCCTCTCCCTGAGGGAGAGGGGCTGGGGGTGAGGGGGAAGACGGGTCACTGGGCGTCAGCGAGTTCACGCCGCCCGTCGCCGGCACACTACACGGGAGCACCTCTCGCCCCCGCCAACATCACGTCCCGGCAGCACCGCCAATGAGTGATACAACCGATCTCCTGGGTGAACGCTGGTTCGCCAGTCGGGGCTGGCAGCCCTTTCCCTTTCAGCGCGAAGTCTGGCAAGCGGTCGATCGAGGTGAATCCGGCCTGCTCCACGCCACGACAGGTTCGGGCAAGACCTACGCCGTCTGGCTTGGCGCGCTCAATCGCTTGGCTTGCGCCTCGGCCGCGAAACACGGCGTTAGTGCATCGGACAAACCCACCCCGCTGACCGTCCTCTGGATCACCCCCATGCGCGCCCTGGCCGCCGATACCGCACGCGCGCTGCAAGCCCCGCTGGACGATCTGGAAATCCACTGGAACATCGGTCTGCGCACCGGCGACACCAGCAGCGCTGAGCGCGCGCGGCAGGGGCGGCGGCTGCCCAGCACACTGGTCACCACACCGGAAAGCCTCACGCTGCTGCTGACCCGTGCCGATGCGCATCAGGCCTTCGCTGGGCTGCGCATGCTGGTGGTGGACGAGTGGCATGAGCTGCTGGGCAACAAGCGCGGCGTGCAGCTGCAACTGGCGCTGGCACGGTTGCGCCAGTGGATGCCGGAGCTGATCGTCTGGGGCTTGTCGGCCACCCTGGGTAACCAGCCCCATGCGCTGGAGGTGCTGCTGCACCCAGGCAACGGCAGGCTGGTGCAAGGCAAGGTCGACAAGCACCTGCGCGTCGATACCCTGCTGCCGCCAAGCATCGAGCGCTTCCCCTGGGCCGGCCATCTCGGCCTGCGCATGCTGCCGCAGGTGGTCGAGGAGATCGATTCGGCAGCCACCACACTGGTCTTCACCAACACCCGTTCGCAGTCGGAAATCTGGTATCAGGCGCTGCTGGATGCGCGACCGGACTGGGCCGGGCTGATCGCCCTGCACCACGGCTCGCTGGCGCGCGAGGTACGCGACTGGGTCGAGCAGGGCCTCAAGCAGGGCGCGCTCAAGGCGGTGGTCTGCACCTCGAGCCTCGATCTCGGGGTCGATTTCCTGCCAGTCGAGCGGGTGCTGCAGATCGGCTCGCCAAAAGGCGTGGCGCGGCTGATGCAGCGTGCCGGGCGTTCCGGGCATGCGCCGGGGCGCACCTCGCGGGTCACCCTGGTGCCGACTCATAGCGTGGAAGTGATAGAAGCCGCAGCCGCCCAGGTGGCCATCGCCGAGCGCCGCATCGAGGCCCGCAGCGCACCGCAGCACCCCCTCGATGTACTGGTGCAGCACCTGGTCAGCATGGCGCTGGGCGGCGGCTTCCGCCCGGATGAGCTGTTCGCCGAAGTGCGGCAGGCCTGGTCCTATAGAGAATTGACCGACGAACACTGGCAGTGGGCGCTGGCCTTCGTTCGCCATGGCGGGCATTCGCTGACCGCCTACCCGGATTACCAGCGCGTCGAACCGGACGAAACCGGCCTGTGGAAAGTGCCCAGTCGCCGCGTGGCACTGCGTCATCGCATGAGCATCGGCACCATCGTCAGCGACGCCAGCCTGACGGTGAAGTTCTGGGCCAAGGGCGGCAGCGGGCGTTCGCTGGGCAGCATTGAGGAAGGCTTCATCGCACGCCTGCGCCCGGGCGACAACTTCCTCTTCGGCGGTCGCCTGCTGGAACTGGTGCGGGTCGAGAACATGACCGCTTACGTCAATCGCGCCTCCGGCAAAAAAGCGGCCGTACCGCGCTGGAACGGCGGTCGCATGCCGCTATCCAGCGAGCTGGCCGATGCCGTGGTCGAACAGCTCGGCGCCGCCTCGCGCGGGCAGTTCACCACATCCGAAATGCGCCTGGTCGAACCGCTTCTTCGCGTGCAGATGGACTGGTCGGCGCTGCCTAGCGAAACCACGCTGCTGGCCGAGGTGATGAAGTCGCGCGAAGGCTGGCATCTGTTCCTCTACCCCTTTGCCGGTCGCCATGTGCATCTGGGGCTGGCCAGCCTGCTGGCCTGGCGCATGGCCAGGCATCGACCGCTGACCTTCTCCATCGCGGTCAACGATTACGGTTTCGAGCTGCTCTCGGCAACCGAAGTGGACTG
This DNA window, taken from Pseudomonas sp. FeN3W, encodes the following:
- a CDS encoding ligase-associated DNA damage response DEXH box helicase, whose amino-acid sequence is MSDTTDLLGERWFASRGWQPFPFQREVWQAVDRGESGLLHATTGSGKTYAVWLGALNRLACASAAKHGVSASDKPTPLTVLWITPMRALAADTARALQAPLDDLEIHWNIGLRTGDTSSAERARQGRRLPSTLVTTPESLTLLLTRADAHQAFAGLRMLVVDEWHELLGNKRGVQLQLALARLRQWMPELIVWGLSATLGNQPHALEVLLHPGNGRLVQGKVDKHLRVDTLLPPSIERFPWAGHLGLRMLPQVVEEIDSAATTLVFTNTRSQSEIWYQALLDARPDWAGLIALHHGSLAREVRDWVEQGLKQGALKAVVCTSSLDLGVDFLPVERVLQIGSPKGVARLMQRAGRSGHAPGRTSRVTLVPTHSVEVIEAAAAQVAIAERRIEARSAPQHPLDVLVQHLVSMALGGGFRPDELFAEVRQAWSYRELTDEHWQWALAFVRHGGHSLTAYPDYQRVEPDETGLWKVPSRRVALRHRMSIGTIVSDASLTVKFWAKGGSGRSLGSIEEGFIARLRPGDNFLFGGRLLELVRVENMTAYVNRASGKKAAVPRWNGGRMPLSSELADAVVEQLGAASRGQFTTSEMRLVEPLLRVQMDWSALPSETTLLAEVMKSREGWHLFLYPFAGRHVHLGLASLLAWRMARHRPLTFSIAVNDYGFELLSATEVDWLSWLTPEFFSEDNLLHDVLASLNAGELARRRFREIARIAGLVFSGYPGAQKSARQLQASSGLFFDVFRQYDPANLLLTQAEEEVLRQELEVERLQQTLKRLQQRQLDIHQVKRTTPLAFPLMVERFRESMTSEKLADRIRRMVAELDKAAGPGGYQPEPQSTIAVERDAPRPRKPRARKDGTPRTKKAKPA